A stretch of Pseudoclavibacter chungangensis DNA encodes these proteins:
- a CDS encoding glutamate-5-semialdehyde dehydrogenase — protein MTLSCDAVTQGQTDLDREAIVPEPPVGDVTQAVLEVARRAKLAARSLANATRATKDAALVAMADALVASADEIVAANALDLERGRDGGMAAGLLDRLALDPARIASIADALRTVAGLPDPVGEVVRGSTLPNGLRLRQIRVPMGVVGMIYEARPNVTVDATGLAIKSGNAVVLRGGSAAQSGNEVIVRVLGRALESLDLPADLVQSIDAYGRPGAVALMHARGLVDVLVPRGGADLIRTVVRESTVPVIETGVGNCHVYVDATADLEAALPIVLNAKTQRVGVCNAAETLLVHEAVADAFLPTALAALAAAEVTVHGDERTVAAGDGVLVATETDWETEYLAPEIAVRVVADLDEAIDHIRTYSSGHTEAILTRDLPSSERFAAEIDSAAIMINASTRFTDGGEFGLGAELGISTQKLHARGPMGLGELTTTKWIVNGDNHIRP, from the coding sequence ATGACGTTGAGCTGTGACGCGGTGACCCAGGGGCAGACCGATCTCGATCGCGAGGCGATCGTTCCGGAGCCGCCCGTGGGTGATGTGACGCAGGCCGTGCTCGAGGTCGCGCGGCGAGCGAAACTCGCCGCCCGCTCCCTCGCGAACGCGACGCGTGCCACGAAGGACGCGGCCCTCGTCGCGATGGCCGACGCGCTCGTCGCGTCGGCCGACGAGATCGTCGCGGCCAACGCGCTCGACCTCGAACGGGGTCGCGACGGGGGCATGGCCGCGGGACTCCTCGACCGGCTCGCGCTCGACCCGGCCCGCATCGCCTCCATTGCCGACGCGCTCCGCACGGTCGCCGGTCTCCCGGACCCCGTCGGTGAGGTCGTCCGCGGCTCGACGCTTCCCAACGGACTGCGACTGCGACAGATCCGGGTGCCGATGGGGGTCGTCGGCATGATCTACGAGGCGCGCCCGAACGTGACGGTCGACGCGACGGGGCTCGCCATCAAGAGCGGCAACGCCGTCGTGCTCCGCGGCGGCTCGGCCGCCCAGTCGGGCAACGAGGTCATTGTCCGCGTGCTCGGGCGGGCACTCGAATCCCTCGATCTGCCCGCCGATCTCGTGCAGTCGATCGACGCGTACGGTCGTCCCGGCGCCGTGGCGCTCATGCACGCGCGCGGACTCGTCGACGTGCTCGTGCCTCGCGGCGGTGCCGACCTCATCCGCACCGTGGTGCGTGAATCGACGGTTCCCGTCATCGAGACCGGGGTCGGCAACTGCCACGTCTACGTCGATGCGACGGCAGATCTCGAGGCGGCATTGCCGATCGTGCTCAATGCCAAGACGCAGCGCGTGGGGGTCTGCAATGCGGCCGAGACGCTGCTCGTGCACGAGGCCGTCGCCGACGCGTTCCTTCCGACGGCGCTCGCGGCGCTCGCGGCCGCCGAGGTGACCGTCCACGGGGACGAGCGCACGGTGGCGGCGGGCGACGGCGTGCTCGTCGCGACCGAGACCGACTGGGAGACGGAGTACCTCGCGCCCGAGATCGCCGTGCGCGTCGTCGCCGACCTCGACGAGGCGATCGACCACATCCGGACGTACTCGTCGGGGCACACGGAGGCGATCCTCACGCGCGATCTCCCGTCGTCCGAGCGCTTCGCGGCGGAGATCGATTCCGCGGCCATCATGATCAATGCCTCGACGCGTTTCACCGACGGTGGCGAGTTCGGACTCGGCGCCGAGCTCGGCATCTCGACGCAGAAGCTTCACGCCCGCGGCCCGATGGGACTCGGCGAACTCACGACGACGAAGTGGATCGTGAACGGCGACAATCACATTCGCCCCTGA
- a CDS encoding VOC family protein: protein MAQLLPYLNFPGTTREAMTFYASVFGGEVGFSTYGEFNAAPEGHPAYDAIMHSQLTGGGATLMAADAVENFGPPVVYGNNISLSFVGPEEELFRGYFDALADGGTVIMPLDKQVWGDIYGAVVDRFGINWMFNIEVASAESA, encoded by the coding sequence ATGGCCCAGCTGCTCCCCTATCTCAACTTCCCCGGCACCACCCGCGAGGCGATGACCTTCTACGCATCGGTCTTCGGTGGCGAGGTCGGCTTCTCGACCTACGGTGAGTTCAACGCGGCCCCGGAGGGGCACCCCGCATACGACGCAATCATGCACTCGCAACTGACCGGTGGTGGCGCGACCCTCATGGCCGCCGACGCCGTCGAGAACTTCGGCCCCCCGGTCGTCTACGGCAACAACATCTCGCTGTCGTTCGTCGGACCGGAGGAAGAGCTGTTCCGCGGCTACTTCGACGCGCTCGCCGATGGCGGCACGGTCATCATGCCGCTCGACAAGCAGGTCTGGGGCGACATCTACGGTGCGGTCGTCGACCGCTTCGGCATCAACTGGATGTTCAACATCGAGGTCGCCTCGGCCGAGAGCGCCTGA
- a CDS encoding YdhK family protein has product MMTKLRLATVVLLLGGALALTGCADTPEVPVGSSPAQDGHDGHGGHGDMDHPMDGGPVPDGMVAATDPTYPVGTEVILTADHMAGMNGATATIVGAYDTYTYAVDYTGADGEAVVDHKWVVQEEIENAGDERLPDGSQVVLLADHMDGMAGATATIVSSTDETVYVVDYEADGMTMTNHKWVVESEIRPAG; this is encoded by the coding sequence ATGATGACGAAGCTCCGTCTCGCCACGGTGGTGCTGCTGCTCGGGGGTGCACTCGCCCTCACGGGCTGTGCGGATACTCCGGAGGTGCCCGTCGGGTCATCGCCGGCCCAGGACGGTCACGACGGGCACGGCGGGCACGGCGACATGGATCATCCGATGGACGGTGGCCCCGTTCCCGACGGCATGGTCGCGGCCACCGACCCCACCTATCCGGTGGGGACCGAGGTGATCCTGACGGCGGATCACATGGCGGGCATGAACGGCGCGACCGCAACCATCGTGGGCGCGTACGACACGTACACCTACGCCGTCGACTACACCGGCGCGGACGGCGAAGCCGTCGTCGATCACAAGTGGGTCGTGCAGGAGGAGATCGAGAACGCCGGCGACGAGCGCCTCCCCGACGGCAGCCAGGTCGTGCTGCTCGCCGACCACATGGACGGCATGGCGGGCGCAACCGCGACGATCGTCTCGTCCACCGACGAGACCGTGTACGTCGTCGACTACGAGGCGGACGGCATGACCATGACGAACCACAAGTGGGTCGTCGAGAGCGAGATCCGACCGGCTGGGTGA
- a CDS encoding ribbon-helix-helix protein, CopG family, with the protein MNERETINGTPVSEEQIEAWATEAEAGYDVAALKKRGRGRPGRGAEPSHVIALRLTAEEISALDARAELEGKSRSEVIREALASA; encoded by the coding sequence ATGAACGAGCGCGAGACGATCAACGGGACCCCGGTCTCGGAGGAGCAGATCGAAGCCTGGGCAACGGAAGCGGAAGCCGGCTACGACGTGGCGGCGTTGAAGAAGCGAGGCCGTGGACGGCCGGGACGTGGTGCGGAGCCGTCGCATGTCATCGCACTGCGCCTCACAGCAGAAGAGATCAGCGCTCTGGATGCGCGCGCGGAGCTGGAGGGCAAGTCGCGCTCAGAAGTGATTCGTGAGGCTCTGGCCTCGGCGTGA
- a CDS encoding AraC family transcriptional regulator: MSLQDDSSSSVPPSVEDRVETRTWTEISSFAQEISLPVMLPEHHHDEHQLMWVTSGSALVTTRLGAWLVAPGSGLWMPAGVAHTMSMSPPGSFRTLYLVPTLTPPGPRWECAHSLTVGPTLGAIIHRLDGTALDDERRARSAAVLVDLLDESSLGESTLPVPDDPRAEIVARSILGNPADARDLHEWADEIGVSTRTLARAFREETSLTFSAWRARARLGAALGHLQDGASVDETASAVGYATASAFIVAFRALMGTSPGAYARSHRPRRAT, from the coding sequence ATGTCACTTCAGGACGATTCATCGTCATCAGTTCCCCCGAGCGTCGAGGACCGTGTCGAGACACGGACATGGACCGAGATCTCGTCGTTCGCCCAGGAGATCTCGCTCCCCGTCATGCTGCCCGAACACCATCACGACGAGCATCAGCTCATGTGGGTCACCTCCGGGAGTGCCCTCGTCACGACGCGACTCGGCGCCTGGCTCGTGGCGCCCGGCAGCGGGCTCTGGATGCCCGCAGGTGTGGCGCACACGATGTCGATGTCACCGCCCGGTTCGTTCCGGACGCTGTATCTGGTGCCCACGCTCACGCCACCCGGCCCCCGCTGGGAGTGCGCGCACTCGCTCACCGTCGGGCCGACACTCGGCGCGATCATCCACCGGCTCGACGGCACCGCGCTGGACGACGAGCGCCGCGCCCGCAGCGCGGCGGTCCTCGTGGATCTACTCGACGAGTCCTCGCTCGGCGAGTCCACGCTGCCTGTCCCGGACGATCCACGGGCGGAGATCGTCGCGCGCTCGATTCTCGGCAACCCAGCGGATGCCCGCGACCTGCACGAGTGGGCCGACGAGATCGGCGTCAGCACGCGAACCCTCGCACGAGCGTTCCGAGAGGAGACGTCACTCACGTTCAGCGCCTGGCGTGCGCGTGCTCGCCTCGGCGCGGCGCTCGGCCACCTGCAGGACGGTGCGAGCGTCGACGAAACCGCGAGCGCGGTCGGCTACGCCACGGCCTCGGCCTTCATCGTCGCGTTCCGGGCACTGATGGGCACGAGCCCCGGCGCCTATGCACGGAGTCATCGCCCGCGCCGGGCGACGTGA
- a CDS encoding ABC transporter substrate-binding protein, translated as MHVTRPWRATRGLVAVLAAAALFPTACTGSGDAEPSAGADDGTAVTTSGAFGSSEITAVPQRVFALSPTDADMLLSIGVEPIAIPYTAQIDAATGGSGMYPWQKAIYPADTPRVEVSTEELNVEAIAATEPDLIVGTTFFGLTQETYDKLSSIAPVVHFDTEPNADAWQDSVAKIGEATGHGAEASEAVADAEASLAGVREAHPELEGVTYNAIISPTQDGFALLCSTDDNLARVMTEFGMVLSDYATGIDCAQGKAMLGWENLANMDADVLWAIPDTTEQMSELDAQALWAGLPAVQRDAVVVVPKTEGVPFALAFPSPLSLVWAADQFAPLVSAAVAKN; from the coding sequence ATGCACGTCACTCGTCCCTGGCGCGCGACGCGCGGCCTCGTCGCCGTCCTCGCCGCCGCCGCGCTGTTCCCCACGGCTTGCACCGGTTCCGGCGACGCGGAACCGTCGGCGGGTGCCGACGACGGCACCGCGGTCACGACGAGCGGTGCATTCGGATCGAGCGAGATCACCGCGGTGCCGCAGCGAGTGTTCGCGCTCTCGCCCACCGATGCGGACATGCTCCTCAGCATCGGCGTCGAGCCGATCGCGATTCCGTACACGGCCCAGATCGACGCGGCGACCGGCGGCTCTGGCATGTACCCGTGGCAGAAGGCGATCTATCCGGCCGACACGCCTCGTGTCGAGGTCTCGACGGAGGAACTGAACGTCGAGGCCATCGCGGCGACCGAGCCGGATCTGATCGTCGGCACCACCTTCTTCGGGCTGACACAGGAGACGTACGACAAGCTCAGTTCGATCGCGCCCGTGGTGCACTTCGACACCGAGCCGAACGCCGATGCATGGCAGGACTCCGTTGCCAAGATCGGTGAGGCGACCGGACACGGTGCCGAGGCGTCGGAGGCGGTCGCCGACGCCGAAGCGAGCCTCGCGGGCGTCCGCGAAGCGCACCCCGAACTCGAGGGCGTCACGTACAACGCGATCATCTCGCCCACGCAGGACGGCTTCGCGCTCCTGTGCTCGACCGACGACAACCTGGCGCGCGTCATGACCGAGTTCGGCATGGTGCTGAGCGACTACGCGACGGGCATCGATTGCGCGCAGGGAAAGGCGATGCTCGGGTGGGAGAACCTGGCGAACATGGACGCCGATGTGCTCTGGGCGATCCCCGACACGACCGAGCAGATGTCGGAGCTCGACGCGCAGGCCCTGTGGGCGGGGCTGCCCGCGGTGCAGCGTGATGCGGTCGTGGTCGTGCCGAAGACCGAGGGCGTCCCGTTCGCACTCGCCTTCCCGTCACCGCTCAGCCTCGTGTGGGCGGCCGACCAGTTCGCTCCCCTCGTCTCGGCGGCGGTAGCGAAGAACTGA
- a CDS encoding thiamine-binding protein encodes MLVAFSVAPSGTGRSDGSVHDAVAAAVRIVRDSGLPNRTDAMFTTIEGTWDEVFDVVKRATEAVEPFGSRVSLVLKADIRPGFQGELTGKLERLEAAIDAAD; translated from the coding sequence ATGCTCGTAGCGTTCTCGGTCGCACCCAGCGGAACCGGTCGGAGCGACGGAAGCGTGCACGACGCCGTCGCCGCGGCTGTCAGGATCGTGCGCGACTCCGGGCTTCCGAACCGCACCGACGCGATGTTCACGACCATCGAGGGCACGTGGGACGAGGTCTTCGACGTCGTGAAGCGCGCCACGGAAGCGGTCGAGCCGTTCGGGTCGCGCGTCTCGCTCGTACTGAAGGCCGATATCCGTCCCGGCTTCCAGGGCGAACTCACCGGCAAGCTCGAACGCCTCGAGGCGGCGATCGACGCCGCGGACTGA